From the Desulfovibrio sp. TomC genome, one window contains:
- a CDS encoding prepilin-type N-terminal cleavage/methylation domain-containing protein yields MQDQKKRNQKGFTLIEIIAVLVILGILAAVAIPKYQDLKQQSADQAIKGALAAGASQAAMSYAKATMTAPATALATAKTDLTTNYGTLGDFTYTYAVDGSTGITVTLAGGVASTSGKDIWDLKSSSAVLTKTVTFENAAVTP; encoded by the coding sequence ATGCAAGACCAAAAAAAACGTAACCAGAAAGGTTTCACACTCATAGAAATCATTGCAGTGTTGGTTATTTTGGGAATTTTAGCAGCTGTTGCTATTCCTAAATACCAAGACCTGAAGCAACAATCTGCTGATCAAGCTATTAAAGGAGCACTTGCTGCTGGTGCATCACAAGCAGCAATGTCTTATGCTAAAGCTACAATGACTGCCCCAGCAACTGCACTTGCTACTGCTAAAACAGATTTAACAACAAATTATGGGACTCTTGGAGATTTTACTTATACATATGCTGTTGATGGATCAACAGGCATAACTGTAACTCTTGCGGGTGGAGTTGCCAGCACTAGTGGTAAAGATATTTGGGACTTGAAGTCTTCCTCTGCTGTACTTACAAAAACCGTTACATTTGAAAATGCTGCTGTTACTCCTTAA
- a CDS encoding type II secretion system protein: MKKFTMCLLSNRTSATNSPEVGFSLIEIICVLVLLGMIGMVFLRGYVNSVKTHVNADENYQQIQKNQAGLLRIILEMQNSTGISVASNVLTYTYNGATRTISKSGTNLVLHKNSDDSDHVLIDNVTYFLTSLSQKKLSITFKTEFSDSTEKSFSTSIYISG; encoded by the coding sequence GTGAAAAAATTTACCATGTGTTTACTATCCAATCGAACTAGCGCAACGAATAGTCCTGAAGTCGGATTTTCATTAATAGAAATTATTTGTGTCCTAGTACTTCTTGGAATGATTGGAATGGTGTTTTTAAGAGGTTACGTCAATTCTGTTAAAACTCATGTTAATGCGGACGAAAACTATCAGCAGATTCAGAAAAACCAAGCTGGACTTTTAAGAATTATTTTAGAGATGCAAAATTCAACAGGTATTTCTGTTGCAAGTAACGTATTGACATACACGTATAACGGTGCAACAAGAACAATATCAAAATCTGGTACTAATTTAGTTCTCCATAAAAATTCTGATGACTCGGACCATGTCTTAATTGACAACGTTACTTATTTTTTAACATCCTTATCACAAAAAAAATTATCAATCACATTCAAAACTGAATTTTCAGATAGTACAGAAAAATCATTTTCAACTTCTATTTACATAAGTGGGTAG
- a CDS encoding CopG family ribbon-helix-helix protein, protein MNTSMSLRLSEELSNKINEIAIATGRTKSFVAVQALQDFVEREAWQVSEIRKSLAEADVGDFATDEEMKALDEKWGKRDR, encoded by the coding sequence ATGAACACATCCATGAGTTTGAGACTTTCTGAAGAATTATCTAACAAAATAAATGAGATAGCAATTGCTACGGGCCGCACCAAAAGTTTTGTGGCAGTCCAAGCATTACAGGACTTTGTGGAACGGGAAGCATGGCAAGTATCTGAAATCAGAAAAAGTCTTGCTGAAGCAGATGTTGGTGATTTCGCTACAGATGAAGAAATGAAGGCACTTGACGAAAAGTGGGGAAAACGTGATCGTTAA
- a CDS encoding type II toxin-antitoxin system RelE/ParE family toxin, with protein sequence MIVKWLRTALHNLDEEISYISREDEELAFKIYQHILERVNSLQNTPNIGRPGRVFGTRELVLDHYPYIIPYRVSRESIEILRVFHTSRKQPKMW encoded by the coding sequence GTGATCGTTAAATGGTTGCGTACAGCACTACATAATTTAGATGAGGAGATTTCTTACATTTCAAGGGAAGATGAAGAATTAGCATTTAAAATATATCAACACATCCTGGAACGGGTAAACTCTTTGCAAAATACCCCTAACATCGGAAGACCAGGAAGAGTGTTTGGGACACGTGAACTTGTGCTGGACCATTACCCTTACATAATTCCATATAGAGTTAGTAGAGAATCTATCGAAATTTTGCGGGTCTTTCACACAAGCAGAAAGCAACCTAAAATGTGGTGA
- a CDS encoding sigma-54-dependent transcriptional regulator encodes MRSTESVNQNGIDEFSARFFFPNILGSSPDFLNFLNKIYSSSQNNDPLLLIGETGTGKSLYSKKIWELGSNKNGPFISLDCSDVHNDMTLSILQGHIRGSFTGAYNDVVGKIEESDGGVLVVENVENLNAQGQSVLCNYIDTGTVQRLGDTYRRNVRTKLVITSSGSLKDQVLKKLVEKKLYYRLLKNSIVVPSLKTLKYDLVLIAKRYCNEVLNVKISQRALKNIQNYDFPGNFRELFSCLESVSKYVDEEIGEWDVLSYINSIKISNSCKKIDENTEFSFDNFNLDAYMNDVERFIVEKALEHTQGVQSNAAKLLGIKERSLWHRVKTLGITIKKY; translated from the coding sequence ATGAGATCAACTGAAAGCGTAAATCAGAACGGAATAGATGAATTTTCTGCACGATTTTTTTTCCCGAATATTTTAGGAAGCAGTCCTGATTTCTTGAATTTTTTGAATAAAATTTATTCAAGTTCTCAAAACAATGATCCGCTTTTACTCATAGGTGAGACAGGAACAGGTAAAAGTCTTTATTCAAAAAAAATTTGGGAACTAGGTTCCAATAAAAATGGACCATTTATTTCTTTAGATTGTTCTGATGTACATAATGATATGACTCTTTCTATTTTGCAAGGACACATTAGAGGTTCTTTTACAGGTGCTTATAATGATGTTGTTGGTAAAATAGAAGAATCTGATGGTGGTGTGCTAGTTGTAGAAAATGTTGAGAATTTAAACGCACAAGGTCAATCTGTGCTTTGCAATTATATTGATACAGGAACAGTACAAAGATTGGGTGATACTTACAGAAGAAACGTAAGGACTAAACTAGTGATTACTTCTAGTGGTTCTTTAAAAGACCAAGTTTTAAAAAAACTTGTAGAAAAAAAATTGTATTATAGATTGTTAAAAAACAGTATTGTTGTTCCGAGCTTGAAAACTCTCAAATATGATTTGGTTTTAATTGCAAAAAGATATTGCAATGAAGTTCTTAACGTAAAAATTTCTCAAAGAGCATTGAAAAACATCCAAAATTATGATTTCCCAGGCAATTTTAGAGAATTATTTTCATGCTTGGAAAGTGTTTCAAAATATGTTGATGAGGAAATTGGTGAGTGGGATGTTTTGTCTTATATTAATAGTATTAAAATTTCAAATTCATGTAAAAAAATTGATGAAAATACTGAATTTTCTTTTGATAACTTCAATTTAGACGCTTATATGAATGATGTAGAACGGTTTATCGTCGAAAAAGCACTTGAACATACACAAGGTGTTCAGTCGAATGCCGCAAAACTCCTTGGAATTAAAGAAAGGAGTCTTTGGCATAGGGTTAAAACCCTCGGTATAACCATAAAAAAGTACTGA
- a CDS encoding recombinase family protein, which translates to MSGQTIAYRRCSTTDQSNLRQLPNGEFDREFEDHCSGGTTNRPGLKSCLDFIREGDCLVVHSMDRLARNLPDILNLVADLTAKGVTVKFHKENLIFTGEKNPMQDLQLAVMGAVAQFELAMIRERQREGVAAAKKAGKHCGRKSILTDEQVKEIVARVDAGEDKAFISRTFSVSRATIYNVIKKNTSMVNCQENTSN; encoded by the coding sequence ATGAGCGGACAAACAATTGCCTACCGAAGATGCAGCACCACCGATCAATCAAATCTTAGGCAATTACCGAATGGTGAGTTTGACCGGGAATTTGAGGATCATTGTTCTGGTGGCACTACAAATCGTCCCGGTTTAAAATCCTGCCTGGACTTCATACGGGAAGGGGATTGCTTGGTGGTTCACAGCATGGATCGTCTTGCCAGGAATCTACCAGATATTTTGAACCTGGTAGCGGACCTTACGGCCAAAGGTGTCACGGTTAAATTCCACAAGGAAAACCTGATCTTCACGGGGGAAAAGAATCCGATGCAGGATCTTCAGCTTGCGGTAATGGGTGCAGTGGCACAATTTGAATTGGCAATGATTAGGGAAAGACAAAGAGAAGGAGTTGCAGCAGCAAAAAAAGCAGGTAAACATTGTGGTAGGAAATCAATTTTAACGGATGAACAGGTAAAGGAAATCGTTGCGCGTGTTGATGCTGGAGAAGATAAAGCATTTATCTCACGTACGTTTTCTGTAAGCAGAGCAACAATTTATAATGTTATAAAAAAAAATACATCTATGGTCAATTGCCAAGAAAATACGAGCAATTGA
- a CDS encoding polymer-forming cytoskeletal protein, translated as MQKSLNKNSGFSLILIIVAVLAIAGLSVGMSQMSTISTLNQLEFNQANIARNLAYSGVEYAKGVAFDSQSTIKVEDLVSKLNSGGTKGSNTYNLDNNSGSFSLTAAKVSDTSFSLMVQGDTFGSSLQAKYKLLSSAIIQFTPAVVNDSDQIAMYGSGSIALNSSSTVKGSIYSASGVTINKDAKVTGNVNSNGAVILNSGAEVLNDICMKGDGTFNSDSYVGGDVRVVGNLTLNGGTVEGTLYVSGKVTIQGNATVHDVYAHEVSINSINLLGEVYSQTTIANRSGAKYHTNQTNISDKLPTGCSTPTLVPEDANFTSNKAVLVQDQSEYTFSAKDNNDSYYHSIDLSSFTLNNKNKTLKFDLSSGDINILVTGDVTFNKNFSIIVSEDGKTWSDPFDPANITDKMKRYAKRIYLESHGTVSFNEGSSWVGTVYAHSINLNEGTNILGAVYSKSTQQNANKNTVITLVSSNFANTWWIPPEK; from the coding sequence ATGCAAAAAAGTTTGAATAAAAATAGTGGATTTTCGCTTATTTTGATTATTGTTGCAGTTCTTGCGATTGCAGGCCTGTCAGTTGGCATGTCCCAAATGTCTACAATATCTACGTTGAATCAGTTAGAGTTTAATCAAGCGAATATAGCAAGGAATTTAGCATACTCCGGTGTGGAATATGCAAAGGGGGTCGCATTTGATAGTCAAAGTACAATAAAAGTTGAAGATTTGGTGTCAAAATTGAATTCTGGTGGAACAAAAGGGTCCAATACATATAATTTAGACAATAATTCAGGTTCATTTTCATTAACGGCAGCAAAAGTAAGTGACACTTCATTTTCTTTGATGGTTCAAGGTGACACATTCGGAAGTTCACTTCAAGCAAAATATAAATTACTATCATCTGCTATTATACAATTCACTCCTGCAGTTGTCAATGATTCCGACCAAATTGCCATGTATGGGTCTGGCAGCATTGCACTCAATAGTTCAAGTACAGTGAAAGGTTCAATTTATTCTGCATCAGGTGTTACAATTAACAAAGATGCAAAAGTGACAGGAAACGTAAATTCAAATGGTGCTGTAATACTGAATAGCGGTGCAGAAGTACTGAATGATATCTGCATGAAAGGTGATGGGACGTTTAATAGTGATTCTTACGTTGGTGGAGACGTAAGAGTCGTTGGAAACTTGACTTTAAACGGAGGGACTGTAGAAGGAACATTATACGTAAGCGGGAAAGTAACTATCCAAGGAAATGCAACTGTTCATGATGTTTACGCGCATGAAGTATCTATCAATTCTATCAATTTGTTGGGAGAAGTATATTCACAGACAACAATAGCAAATAGAAGTGGAGCAAAATATCATACCAATCAGACTAATATTTCCGATAAATTGCCAACTGGATGTAGCACACCAACTCTTGTGCCTGAAGATGCAAATTTTACTTCCAACAAGGCCGTCTTGGTGCAAGATCAGTCGGAATATACATTTAGTGCAAAGGACAACAATGACTCTTACTATCATTCCATTGACTTAAGTAGTTTTACGTTAAATAATAAAAATAAAACACTCAAGTTTGACTTGTCAAGTGGTGATATTAATATTTTAGTTACTGGAGATGTTACATTTAACAAAAATTTCTCAATAATTGTGTCGGAAGATGGAAAAACATGGAGCGATCCTTTTGACCCTGCAAACATAACAGATAAAATGAAACGTTATGCAAAACGTATATATTTGGAGAGTCATGGTACGGTATCATTCAATGAAGGTTCAAGTTGGGTCGGGACAGTCTATGCACATTCAATTAATTTGAATGAGGGCACTAATATTTTAGGTGCTGTGTATTCAAAATCAACCCAGCAGAATGCAAATAAGAACACTGTTATTACCTTGGTCTCTTCAAATTTTGCTAATACATGGTGGATCCCACCGGAAAAGTAA
- a CDS encoding DnaB-like helicase C-terminal domain-containing protein has translation MKTTISKVFDEIHDSTKSEFKVKHKPTGIMNFDFYTGGLEVGKLYILAGTPRSFKTALLLSISFNMGVLYDIPLLYCSLDACEETLVKRILFQYTNCNIQNFPYECPDIFQMKKLFAAGNKLRQSKLKFLCSTLLKIDDIEKECAVIKNNGILFIDYFQVLAYGKKYSEVLQKIKMLASKNGVPVVVAYQTGIASRLNTAFFMRNGVDAVFRVKKERSYNISIEDENIDSKWHVLFEIVKNRNGKCATFELLYDENSLKLYNEELDLFECEDTSYEFESIALC, from the coding sequence ATGAAAACAACTATTTCGAAGGTTTTTGATGAGATTCACGATTCTACTAAATCAGAATTCAAAGTTAAACATAAACCAACTGGAATCATGAATTTTGACTTTTATACTGGTGGTTTAGAAGTTGGAAAATTGTATATTTTAGCAGGTACTCCAAGAAGTTTTAAGACGGCCTTGTTATTGTCTATTTCATTTAATATGGGTGTTTTGTACGATATTCCATTGTTGTATTGCAGTTTAGATGCTTGCGAAGAAACGCTTGTTAAAAGGATTTTGTTCCAATACACGAACTGCAACATACAAAATTTTCCATATGAATGTCCCGATATCTTTCAAATGAAAAAACTTTTTGCCGCAGGAAATAAATTACGGCAAAGTAAGTTAAAATTTTTATGCAGCACTCTTTTAAAAATTGACGATATTGAAAAAGAATGTGCTGTCATAAAAAACAATGGAATTTTGTTTATTGATTATTTTCAAGTGCTTGCCTATGGAAAAAAATATTCTGAAGTTTTGCAAAAAATAAAAATGCTTGCTTCTAAAAATGGTGTTCCTGTTGTAGTTGCATATCAAACTGGCATTGCATCACGTTTAAATACGGCATTTTTTATGAGGAATGGTGTTGATGCTGTATTCCGTGTTAAAAAAGAAAGGTCTTATAACATTTCTATTGAAGATGAAAATATAGATAGTAAGTGGCATGTGCTTTTTGAAATCGTGAAAAATCGAAATGGAAAATGTGCCACATTCGAACTGTTATATGACGAAAATTCATTAAAACTCTACAACGAAGAACTTGACCTTTTTGAATGTGAAGATACTTCATATGAATTTGAATCTATTGCATTATGCTAA